Within the Fibrobacter sp. genome, the region AAAATGCGGTCACAGAATTCACTATTTACAAGCCCGCCCTCAAAACCCTCCTCAACAAAAAAGGTAATGTGGCATGGTGTATCTTCTGCCTTCAATCCGGCAAGCACCGGAAGAGCCATGATCACATCTCCCAGATTGTTGGGAAGAATTATCAGTATTTTTTTCATCTTGTTTTTCAGGCAGAGTAGTTTTTTTCTTCGTATGTAAAGGTACGGGAGATCTCATCTGCTGCAAGCACAATAAGATCCATATCACTGAGTCTGATCCGTCCCTCTTTTTTCCGGACCTCCTCAACGGCTTTTAAGAGAGAATCTGAATTATTCTGATTATCCATCATTCATCCAACAGGAAATCTGCATCGGTCCATTTGAACACTGTTTCCCAGTATTTCCTTGCAAAGCTGTTATTTTCCAGTACTCCATCAGGAAGAGGACTGCAACTCCCGTTTCCTTCAAGTGATTCTATAAACTGGCTGTCTGTAATGCTTTCCTCTCCAACTGCAGATATGCACATTGCTACTCTGGCCATGTCGGTCTGAAGGTCACTCCAGCAATAACCGGCATCAAAAAGATGCTCAGCAAAAGGCCCTATCCCTCTGGCATTTTCAGCTAAAACAGGTGAACACTTTTCCTGCTCCGGAGTATCCTGGCAGAAAACAACCGACCAGCAGAATCTCATGGTATCTTTGATAATCTCTTTTTCGGTAATTTCCTTCTGCTGGATTCTGTTTTCCTGCCCTATGCAGGCTCTGAAACTCTCTTTTATCTCCGATAAGGCAGGCAGAGTTTTTAAAAGCCGTGATACATCGAAGACATGCTTCAACCTTTGCGCCTCTTTTCCCTTTCCCAGCGGTATCCCCAGTGTA harbors:
- a CDS encoding nucleotidyl transferase AbiEii/AbiGii toxin family protein; this encodes MSTESFFSKEHIETSRLNASAVLAEQAIHCLELVSELAESGLSFMFKGGNSLLMLLEKPARFSIDVDIATDKSREEIEQILDKIVQKYGRFNKWERRQHKTKPWIPLSSYYLFYRSLYDNSENCSVMLDVQMMRSPYMTQFKPVACGTLYKSPVSAEVPLPSSIIGDKLLTLGPNTLGIPLGKGKEAQRLKHVFDVSRLLKTLPALSEIKESFRACIGQENRIQQKEITEKEIIKDTMRFCWSVVFCQDTPEQEKCSPVLAENARGIGPFAEHLFDAGYCWSDLQTDMARVAMCISAVGEESITDSQFIESLEGNGSCSPLPDGVLENNSFARKYWETVFKWTDADFLLDE